The Kroppenstedtia pulmonis genome has a segment encoding these proteins:
- a CDS encoding ion transporter — protein sequence MIEWIRKWVHHAVFSHIVMGLIVINAVLVGLETYPSFYEPYQDWFYFADQMLLWVFTLEIVLRIVVEKNWYHFFRDKWNVFDFILIISGHLIVGAHFLTVFRVLRVLRVLRAVSLIPSLRRLVEALLLTIPSMGNIVILLGIVFYIFAVMGTVLFRDVSPEFFGSIHLTMLTLFQVVTLDSWATVVMYPIMEELPWAWVYFVTFILVGTFIVLNLFVGVIVNKVEKADEALERKDQVQQKTDLELEIRELKAEIRQLSQLIRDNRR from the coding sequence GTGATAGAGTGGATTCGCAAATGGGTTCATCACGCTGTTTTTTCCCATATTGTAATGGGTTTGATCGTGATCAATGCAGTATTGGTCGGATTGGAAACATATCCATCGTTTTATGAACCATATCAGGACTGGTTTTACTTTGCGGATCAAATGCTGTTGTGGGTCTTTACATTGGAAATTGTATTGCGGATTGTTGTGGAAAAGAATTGGTATCATTTTTTTAGGGACAAGTGGAATGTATTTGATTTTATTTTGATTATTAGCGGTCATCTTATCGTCGGTGCCCATTTTTTGACGGTGTTTAGAGTACTCCGTGTGCTACGTGTATTGAGAGCGGTATCTCTGATTCCGTCCTTGCGTCGGTTGGTGGAAGCCCTTTTGTTGACGATTCCTTCCATGGGGAATATTGTGATCTTATTAGGGATTGTTTTTTACATATTTGCTGTGATGGGGACGGTTTTGTTCCGGGATGTGTCTCCTGAATTCTTTGGTTCCATCCATTTGACCATGTTGACATTGTTCCAGGTAGTGACATTGGATTCCTGGGCTACAGTCGTTATGTATCCCATTATGGAAGAACTCCCCTGGGCCTGGGTTTATTTTGTCACGTTTATTCTGGTGGGTACGTTTATCGTATTAAATTTGTTTGTTGGGGTTATTGTCAACAAAGTTGAAAAAGCAGATGAAGCGTTGGAAAGAAAAGATCAAGTTCAACAGAAAACCGATTTGGAACTTGAGATCAGGGAGCTAAAAGCGGAGATCCGGCAGTTGAGCCAATTGATAAGGGATAACAGACGATGA
- a CDS encoding hemolysin family protein, whose product MDGDGVLTITFYAGIVIFLVLLNGFFVASEIAILRVHNHPYTPPASKRLQKTGVEADTFLSASQLGITFTSLSLGWLGGSALSDMFLPAWGTIGLPLWAIDGISLIIPFILMTFLHLILGEIIPKALANRQPEVVTQWAVKPLHLFYRLCKPIILIVHYVIRNIPRDSDSDVIRQPEATRDEIKMMLAHSHKNGHINSEELNLLENVLQSANRMGREVMTPRVNMVCLYRTQTLEEGWRIAQQSGYTKFPLCGKDKDDIIGIVHTRDLYEARLKSEKITLESISRLEVLVPETMELTKIMGNLQQKQEKMAIVVDEYGGTAGLITSDDITDAIFGGKRNPGIPNQEKPDGIPIHPNSLIHQVNSRLHTAICAPDHHTIGEWLFSQLGRIPEKGDQVEKDGWIFVVTEVWNQQLSKLRVIPVTNSSDSNLITIHTAS is encoded by the coding sequence TTGGACGGAGACGGTGTGTTAACGATCACCTTTTATGCAGGTATTGTCATCTTTTTGGTATTGCTGAATGGATTCTTCGTCGCATCGGAGATCGCCATCCTCAGAGTGCACAATCACCCCTATACTCCACCGGCAAGCAAAAGGTTGCAAAAAACCGGAGTGGAGGCGGATACCTTTCTTTCTGCCTCTCAACTGGGAATTACCTTTACATCACTGAGTTTGGGCTGGCTCGGTGGTTCTGCACTCTCTGACATGTTCCTTCCTGCTTGGGGGACCATCGGTTTACCACTATGGGCAATCGACGGTATCTCCCTGATCATTCCGTTTATCCTGATGACATTCTTGCATCTTATCCTGGGGGAGATCATCCCTAAAGCCTTGGCGAATCGCCAGCCGGAGGTGGTCACTCAGTGGGCCGTCAAACCCCTTCACCTGTTCTACCGGCTGTGTAAACCCATTATTCTGATCGTTCACTACGTTATTCGTAACATCCCCAGAGATTCCGATTCAGATGTCATCAGACAACCTGAAGCGACCCGTGATGAGATTAAAATGATGCTGGCCCACAGTCATAAAAACGGACATATCAACTCTGAGGAGCTGAACTTATTGGAAAACGTGCTTCAGTCCGCCAACCGAATGGGTCGGGAAGTTATGACTCCAAGGGTTAACATGGTCTGTCTGTACCGAACTCAAACTCTGGAAGAAGGCTGGCGGATCGCCCAACAATCCGGCTATACAAAGTTCCCCTTATGCGGAAAAGATAAAGATGACATTATTGGCATCGTCCATACCCGTGATCTGTATGAAGCGAGGTTAAAGTCAGAAAAAATTACGTTGGAGTCCATCTCTCGTCTTGAAGTGTTGGTACCGGAAACAATGGAATTAACTAAGATTATGGGCAATTTGCAACAAAAACAGGAGAAAATGGCTATCGTAGTTGATGAATACGGAGGAACCGCCGGTCTGATCACCTCTGATGATATCACCGATGCAATTTTCGGCGGGAAACGGAATCCCGGAATTCCGAATCAGGAAAAGCCCGATGGAATCCCTATTCATCCAAACTCCCTGATCCACCAGGTAAACAGCCGATTACATACCGCCATTTGTGCCCCGGATCATCATACCATTGGAGAATGGCTGTTCTCTCAACTGGGCAGGATTCCGGAAAAAGGGGATCAGGTAGAAAAGGATGGATGGATATTTGTTGTAACAGAGGTGTGGAATCAGCAACTGTCCAAGTTACGGGTTATCCCTGTAACCAACAGCTCTGATTCCAACTTGATCACCATCCATACCGCATCTTAA
- a CDS encoding DUF2797 domain-containing protein, with amino-acid sequence MHPLSHQGQQPVEYFFRLEEDEIPLNHYLGKNIQIDYLGKIHCIYCGRRTKKSYNGGSCYPCFRDRPENDLCIVKPETCHFQQGTCRDEEFGQSHCMQPHYVYLALSSEVKVGITRKPNALKRWVDQGAVEALPIAEVKTRHEAGELEVHLSQYVKDKTNWRRMLKNDISHRNLYEVRNELIPSIPEKFRNSILTHHEVFHFHYPSLSVPEKITSFNLDKHPTIKGQLTGIKGQYLILDTGVINVRKFSGYLVQLVL; translated from the coding sequence ATGCATCCTTTAAGCCATCAGGGACAACAACCTGTAGAGTATTTCTTCCGTTTGGAAGAAGATGAAATTCCCCTTAATCACTATCTGGGGAAAAACATTCAGATCGATTATCTCGGTAAAATCCACTGTATTTACTGTGGTCGGAGAACAAAAAAATCATATAACGGCGGTTCTTGTTATCCATGCTTTCGAGACCGTCCCGAAAACGACTTATGTATCGTCAAACCAGAAACATGTCACTTTCAACAAGGAACCTGCCGGGATGAGGAGTTTGGTCAGTCTCACTGCATGCAACCTCATTATGTCTATCTGGCACTTAGCAGTGAAGTAAAAGTGGGTATCACTCGAAAGCCCAACGCACTAAAACGCTGGGTAGATCAAGGTGCAGTAGAGGCACTTCCCATTGCTGAAGTAAAAACCCGTCATGAAGCCGGAGAGCTGGAAGTACACCTGTCTCAATATGTCAAAGATAAAACCAATTGGCGAAGAATGCTGAAAAATGACATCAGTCATCGCAACTTGTATGAGGTGAGAAACGAGCTGATTCCATCCATCCCTGAAAAATTCCGAAACAGCATTCTCACCCATCACGAAGTTTTTCATTTCCATTATCCCAGTCTTTCTGTACCGGAGAAAATAACGTCCTTTAACTTGGATAAGCATCCTACTATCAAGGGTCAATTGACTGGTATAAAGGGTCAATATTTGATATTGGATACCGGTGTGATCAATGTACGGAAATTTTCCGGTTATCTGGTTCAATTGGTGCTGTAA
- a CDS encoding alpha/beta hydrolase family protein: MSTTIKPTAFSVQVNKEDRVIRGDIWADHRYHDPCPVLLLCHGFKGFKDWGFFPYVARTLAENHFIVLSFNFSMNGIGDDPQEFTELERFARNTYTREQEDLSILLQQLKKGDLPGRERMDISRLGMIGHSRGGGNALLFSMEHQEIGAVALWNSVAGLNLFTESMQEEMQRKGRTYILNGRTGQKMPIDREVLEDLQANQDRFDLLRRLPDYHKPILILQGEEDQAVPVSAATALNQAAPHSEMHLLPQTGHTFDATHPFRGTTPSLDTALSHTIHFFKKNFK; this comes from the coding sequence ATGTCTACCACAATTAAACCAACAGCTTTTTCAGTGCAAGTGAACAAAGAAGATCGGGTAATCCGGGGAGACATCTGGGCGGATCACCGTTATCATGATCCCTGTCCCGTCCTTTTACTCTGCCACGGCTTCAAAGGTTTTAAGGATTGGGGATTCTTTCCTTATGTGGCTCGAACCTTGGCGGAAAACCACTTTATCGTTCTCTCTTTTAATTTTTCCATGAATGGAATCGGAGATGACCCCCAAGAATTTACGGAGTTGGAACGTTTCGCCCGAAATACTTATACACGGGAGCAGGAAGACTTAAGCATCCTGTTGCAACAACTGAAAAAAGGAGATTTGCCTGGTCGGGAGCGTATGGACATAAGTCGGTTGGGAATGATCGGACACAGTCGAGGCGGTGGCAATGCCCTTCTTTTTTCCATGGAACATCAGGAGATCGGTGCCGTAGCTTTGTGGAACAGTGTCGCAGGCTTAAACCTGTTCACAGAATCCATGCAAGAAGAAATGCAAAGAAAAGGGCGTACGTATATTTTGAATGGGCGAACAGGACAAAAAATGCCCATTGACCGGGAAGTACTGGAGGATTTACAAGCCAATCAGGATCGATTTGACCTGCTTCGTCGACTCCCTGATTATCATAAACCGATCCTGATCCTGCAGGGAGAAGAGGATCAGGCTGTCCCGGTGTCTGCAGCAACGGCGTTAAACCAGGCTGCACCACACAGTGAAATGCATCTGTTACCCCAAACAGGTCACACCTTCGATGCCACCCATCCTTTCCGGGGAACGACTCCTTCTTTGGATACCGCCTTATCCCACACCATTCATTTCTTCAAAAAAAATTTCAAATAA
- a CDS encoding ABC transporter substrate-binding protein, producing MKRGFRFWLVGLTALLLVFGGVACSSGAEVTNQGGGEKVGDQSDSYPVKVKDDTGTEVTVEKEPKRIVSLIPSMTETVYALDLGDRVVGVTSNDNYPKEATKVKKVGDMKINAEKVVALKPDLVVASPMNGEDTLKKLRDLGMTVIAYDPQNVEAVYEQIETMGKVTNRDQKATEVVEKMKKEQKLAKDIAAKVKKEDRLKVWMEVSPDLFTGGEGTFMDELITLAGGDNVAQNEKGWAQVSEEKVVKWNPDVVLYTHGDEKAIQSRKAWKQVDALTESRVESLDTDKVSRPGPRITQGLLDISQALYPDIYEKTVQ from the coding sequence ATGAAGAGAGGTTTTCGTTTTTGGTTGGTGGGTTTGACAGCTCTTTTATTGGTATTTGGAGGTGTGGCCTGTTCCAGCGGTGCCGAAGTGACAAACCAGGGTGGGGGAGAGAAAGTCGGGGATCAGTCCGATTCATACCCGGTCAAGGTAAAGGATGACACTGGTACTGAAGTGACTGTGGAAAAAGAGCCGAAACGGATTGTATCTCTGATTCCCAGTATGACAGAAACGGTTTACGCTCTGGATTTGGGGGATCGGGTAGTCGGAGTCACCAGCAATGACAATTATCCCAAAGAAGCCACCAAGGTGAAGAAAGTGGGGGATATGAAGATCAACGCTGAAAAAGTGGTAGCTTTGAAGCCTGATTTGGTAGTGGCTTCTCCGATGAACGGAGAGGACACACTGAAGAAACTGCGGGATTTGGGTATGACAGTTATTGCCTATGATCCGCAAAATGTAGAGGCCGTATATGAGCAGATTGAAACCATGGGCAAAGTAACAAACCGGGATCAAAAAGCAACGGAAGTTGTGGAAAAGATGAAAAAAGAACAGAAGTTGGCAAAAGACATTGCTGCCAAAGTGAAAAAAGAGGATCGGTTGAAGGTATGGATGGAGGTATCCCCTGATCTTTTCACCGGTGGAGAAGGAACATTTATGGATGAACTGATCACCCTTGCCGGTGGTGATAATGTGGCCCAAAACGAAAAGGGGTGGGCTCAAGTATCGGAAGAAAAAGTGGTGAAATGGAATCCCGATGTCGTTTTGTATACCCATGGGGATGAAAAAGCCATTCAATCCCGGAAAGCCTGGAAGCAGGTGGATGCATTGACGGAAAGTCGGGTAGAGTCATTGGATACCGATAAGGTAAGCAGGCCGGGACCACGTATCACCCAAGGATTGCTGGACATTTCCCAAGCACTATACCCCGATATTTATGAAAAAACCGTACAATGA
- a CDS encoding FecCD family ABC transporter permease, whose protein sequence is MKSDDWLLRLIGWSSLLVAILFISTGSAITMGAAKVGFWEVWQVLGYHILGSLVPEPDPAAMAIVWQIRLPRVILAVLVGASLAGAGVVFQGLLRNPLADPYVLGVSSGAALGAAVAIFTGWGSFLLKGWTVPAWAFVTACVALFAVLRLARIGPMVRVESLILSGVVVQAFFGAILTYMIATVSAQEMQRIQFWLMGSLALREWEQTLAIFPFLFAGLAVIWLFSRSLNLFALGEESAGHLGVAVHRTRLLLLLTATLMTAAAVSVSGTIGFVGLVIPHVMRMLCGSDHRVLIPVSALAGSVFLVWADTLARTVLDPRELPIGVITAFVGAPFFAWLLKRKRGRVFHS, encoded by the coding sequence ATGAAGTCAGATGATTGGCTGTTGCGCCTGATTGGATGGTCTTCTCTACTGGTAGCCATTCTTTTTATATCCACAGGGAGTGCCATTACAATGGGAGCGGCGAAAGTTGGGTTTTGGGAAGTGTGGCAAGTACTGGGGTATCACATATTGGGTTCCTTGGTTCCGGAGCCGGATCCGGCTGCCATGGCCATTGTGTGGCAGATTCGATTGCCACGGGTGATTTTGGCTGTTTTGGTTGGAGCCTCTTTGGCCGGAGCCGGTGTGGTGTTTCAGGGGCTGTTGCGAAATCCCCTGGCGGATCCATACGTGTTGGGTGTTTCCTCAGGAGCGGCATTAGGAGCGGCGGTTGCGATTTTTACCGGGTGGGGCAGTTTTCTGTTAAAAGGGTGGACGGTTCCCGCCTGGGCTTTTGTTACAGCTTGTGTGGCATTGTTTGCGGTTTTACGCCTGGCCCGAATCGGACCCATGGTACGGGTGGAGTCTTTGATTTTGTCCGGGGTGGTGGTTCAGGCCTTTTTCGGTGCTATCCTTACGTACATGATTGCTACCGTTTCCGCACAGGAAATGCAGCGAATTCAGTTTTGGTTGATGGGGAGTCTGGCCTTGCGTGAGTGGGAGCAGACCCTGGCGATTTTTCCGTTTCTCTTTGCCGGATTGGCAGTGATTTGGCTCTTTAGTCGTTCATTGAATTTGTTTGCTTTGGGAGAGGAGTCTGCTGGGCATCTGGGGGTGGCGGTTCACCGGACCCGGCTTCTCCTTTTGTTAACGGCTACCCTGATGACGGCGGCAGCGGTGTCTGTCTCCGGGACCATCGGCTTTGTGGGTCTGGTGATTCCTCATGTCATGCGAATGTTGTGTGGATCGGATCATCGGGTTCTGATTCCGGTATCGGCTCTGGCCGGCTCCGTATTTCTGGTCTGGGCGGATACTCTGGCCCGTACCGTGTTGGATCCCAGAGAACTTCCCATCGGGGTCATCACTGCTTTTGTAGGAGCTCCTTTTTTTGCCTGGTTGTTAAAACGGAAAAGAGGCCGGGTGTTTCACAGCTGA
- a CDS encoding heme ABC transporter ATP-binding protein gives MLEAINVSKSYQGKTVLRHMDIQVKQGEIVGLIGPNGSGKTTLVRLLSGDEEPDKGEVRLQGKDYRKWSPRERARQLAVLSQDGLPSIPFTVREVVTMGRHPHQGPWPWDGGKDREVVERVLAQTSLNELEHKSVHLLSGGERQRVAIAKAMAQQPRFLILDEPTTYLDISHQVRILDRIQSWQRKEGLGVLLVLHDLNLAAQYCDRLVLISRSETVIQGSPAEVITVPIIYQAYGIRPVIVPHPVNHVPQVLLQTEEEGWVKEDGKQVTPLPLQNSSPITGKEKSNALIYTNR, from the coding sequence ATGTTGGAAGCAATCAATGTATCCAAATCTTATCAGGGAAAAACCGTACTCCGACATATGGATATTCAAGTGAAACAGGGAGAGATAGTGGGCTTGATCGGCCCCAATGGCAGTGGAAAAACGACTCTGGTTCGCCTTCTTTCCGGAGATGAAGAGCCGGACAAAGGAGAGGTTCGCCTTCAGGGGAAAGATTATCGTAAGTGGTCACCCCGTGAACGGGCACGTCAGTTGGCGGTTTTATCCCAGGATGGATTGCCCTCGATTCCCTTTACAGTAAGAGAAGTGGTCACCATGGGCCGCCACCCCCATCAGGGTCCTTGGCCTTGGGACGGCGGTAAAGACCGGGAAGTGGTGGAACGGGTATTGGCCCAAACCTCTTTAAATGAACTGGAGCATAAATCCGTTCATTTACTGAGTGGGGGAGAAAGGCAACGAGTGGCCATCGCCAAGGCGATGGCACAACAACCCCGCTTTTTGATCCTGGATGAGCCCACCACTTATCTGGATATTTCCCATCAGGTGCGAATTTTGGATCGGATTCAATCTTGGCAACGGAAAGAGGGATTGGGAGTACTTCTGGTTTTGCATGACTTAAACTTGGCAGCCCAATATTGTGACCGTCTGGTTTTGATCAGCCGGTCTGAAACTGTGATACAAGGTTCTCCGGCAGAGGTGATTACGGTTCCGATTATTTACCAAGCATACGGAATCAGGCCGGTTATTGTTCCACATCCGGTCAACCATGTTCCCCAAGTTCTCTTGCAAACCGAAGAAGAGGGATGGGTAAAAGAAGATGGCAAACAGGTAACGCCTCTTCCTTTGCAGAATTCATCTCCCATTACGGGAAAGGAGAAATCCAATGCGCTTATATACACGAACCGGTGA
- a CDS encoding cob(I)yrinic acid a,c-diamide adenosyltransferase, translating to MRLYTRTGDEGQTGVIGGRVNKDDVRVEAYGTTDEVNAFVSEAILRMDSQTHQDMIQDLTEIQHELFDAGGDLAQAGKKRQYKVTAEMVSRLEEWIDRYDQEAPEIRRFILPGGSPVSSALHVCRVLTRRAERKVVTLAREQETNDEVRRYLNRLSDFFFAIARAANVRAGVKDVEYKRGGQVFR from the coding sequence ATGCGCTTATATACACGAACCGGTGACGAGGGTCAAACCGGTGTAATCGGTGGACGAGTGAACAAGGACGATGTGCGGGTGGAAGCTTACGGAACTACCGATGAAGTAAATGCTTTTGTCAGTGAGGCAATCCTTCGCATGGATTCGCAAACCCATCAGGATATGATTCAGGATTTGACAGAAATCCAACATGAATTATTTGATGCCGGAGGTGATTTGGCTCAGGCCGGGAAAAAACGACAGTACAAGGTTACGGCGGAAATGGTTTCCCGTCTGGAGGAGTGGATTGACCGGTATGATCAGGAAGCACCGGAAATTCGCAGGTTTATTCTCCCAGGCGGAAGCCCTGTCTCCTCCGCCCTCCATGTATGCCGGGTCTTGACCCGGAGGGCGGAGCGAAAAGTGGTTACTCTGGCCCGGGAACAAGAAACCAATGATGAAGTGCGTCGTTATTTGAATCGATTGTCCGACTTTTTCTTCGCCATCGCCAGAGCGGCCAATGTCCGGGCAGGAGTGAAGGATGTGGAATATAAACGGGGCGGTCAAGTGTTTCGCTGA
- a CDS encoding arsenate reductase family protein, with protein MSLTLYQYPKCGTCRKAKKYLESKGIHFETKHIVEEPPAREELEMMVRQSGLDIKKFFNTSGRRYRELQLKDRLKEMREEEMLDLLSSDGMLLKRPILTDGKQVTVGFKEETYQQVWG; from the coding sequence ATGAGTTTGACCCTGTATCAGTATCCAAAATGCGGTACCTGTCGCAAGGCGAAGAAGTACCTGGAAAGCAAGGGGATTCATTTTGAAACAAAACATATCGTGGAAGAACCCCCTGCCCGGGAAGAATTGGAGATGATGGTAAGACAGAGCGGATTGGACATTAAGAAGTTTTTCAACACTTCCGGTCGCAGGTATCGGGAGTTGCAATTAAAGGATCGATTAAAAGAGATGAGGGAAGAGGAGATGTTGGATCTGCTCTCCTCTGACGGAATGTTGCTCAAACGTCCTATCTTGACTGATGGCAAACAGGTTACGGTTGGTTTTAAAGAAGAAACCTATCAACAGGTATGGGGTTAA
- a CDS encoding SOS response-associated peptidase encodes MCGRFTLTVGLEEIIQRFQLEHEQDVRHVPRYNIAPTQQVPVIVQSEGERRLVTMRWGLIPRWAKDSGIGSRLINARSETLTQKPAFRRSFFRHRCLVPSDGFFEWTKDEQGKKKPVRIVLEGEDIFAFAGLFDEWQDQEGRVHHSFTIVTTRSNEKIKPIHHRMPVILHSAEESVWLDLKQDPDQLQGVMEPRESEIFRIYPVSTLVNSPANDHPNCIQKIVDSDLS; translated from the coding sequence ATGTGTGGTCGTTTTACTTTAACAGTGGGATTGGAAGAAATCATACAGCGATTTCAGTTGGAGCATGAGCAGGATGTCAGGCATGTTCCCCGCTACAATATTGCACCGACACAGCAAGTGCCCGTCATTGTCCAATCCGAAGGAGAAAGAAGACTGGTGACGATGCGTTGGGGATTGATTCCCAGGTGGGCCAAAGATTCCGGAATCGGCAGTCGTCTGATCAATGCCAGAAGCGAGACACTCACCCAAAAACCCGCCTTTCGCCGTTCCTTTTTCAGGCATCGTTGTCTGGTTCCCAGTGATGGATTTTTTGAGTGGACCAAAGATGAGCAGGGAAAGAAAAAGCCGGTTCGCATTGTCCTGGAGGGGGAGGACATATTTGCATTTGCGGGATTATTTGATGAGTGGCAGGATCAAGAAGGGAGAGTACACCACTCATTTACCATCGTTACCACCCGCTCCAATGAAAAGATAAAGCCGATTCACCACCGAATGCCGGTAATACTGCATTCCGCAGAGGAGTCTGTATGGTTGGATCTGAAGCAAGATCCGGATCAACTGCAAGGGGTAATGGAGCCGCGGGAGTCGGAGATCTTTCGCATCTATCCGGTTTCCACCCTAGTTAATTCACCGGCAAACGATCATCCGAATTGTATTCAGAAAATTGTCGACTCCGATCTTTCCTAA
- a CDS encoding bifunctional metallophosphatase/5'-nucleotidase has protein sequence MVCLCVTLIIMPVITVDAAEGKAEPIKVKLLSINDFHGQLNTVKQVNGEPAGRADYLATYLRERESKNRHTLKVHAGDAVGASAPVSSLLQDEPTIDILNRLHFDVGTVGNHEFDQGTDEMMRLIKGGYHEKTGHFKGARFPYTAANVVNKKTGKPILPPYHIQRIKGIPVGFIGVVTKETPQIVIPEGVKDLQFIDEAKAINEQVKKLKRKGVRGIIVIAHEGGFQDKENGVMEGPIVDIAKKLDDEVDIIVSGHTHSYLNGTVNGKRIVQAHSSGTAFAEVDFTLDRRTRDIHVERSEIITTYHKGVKPDPQIKKVVQRYEKQVEPIINKKVGEAAQTITRTPNEAGESALGNLIADVQRWKMGTDIAFMNPGGIRDDIQQGEVTWGDLYTVQPFGNDLVSMKMTGEQIHKLLNQQWELDRPRILQISGLTYRYDLSRPVGDRIVEIKQADGTPIQPDTAYTVTANAFLSTGGDGFTLFTEATDKVTGPSDLDALVDYVEQTEQPFSAEIEGRIQK, from the coding sequence ATGGTTTGTCTGTGCGTCACCTTAATCATCATGCCAGTGATCACAGTGGATGCTGCCGAGGGGAAGGCAGAACCCATAAAAGTGAAGTTATTGAGTATCAATGATTTCCACGGTCAATTAAATACGGTAAAGCAAGTAAATGGAGAGCCAGCCGGAAGAGCGGACTATCTGGCAACATATCTGCGTGAACGGGAGTCAAAAAATCGTCATACCCTTAAGGTACATGCCGGTGATGCAGTCGGTGCCAGTGCCCCGGTTTCGTCCTTATTGCAAGATGAACCCACTATCGATATCTTAAATCGATTGCATTTCGATGTGGGAACGGTGGGGAACCATGAATTTGACCAAGGTACTGATGAAATGATGCGCCTGATCAAAGGAGGTTATCATGAAAAAACCGGTCATTTCAAAGGCGCCCGGTTTCCCTATACAGCAGCCAATGTCGTCAATAAAAAGACCGGAAAACCGATCTTGCCTCCTTATCACATTCAGCGGATTAAAGGCATCCCCGTCGGCTTTATCGGAGTCGTCACCAAGGAAACCCCGCAAATCGTCATCCCCGAGGGTGTAAAGGACCTTCAGTTTATCGATGAAGCAAAAGCGATCAATGAGCAAGTCAAAAAACTTAAAAGGAAAGGAGTAAGGGGAATTATCGTAATTGCCCATGAAGGAGGATTTCAAGATAAGGAAAACGGGGTCATGGAAGGTCCCATTGTCGACATCGCGAAAAAACTGGATGACGAAGTGGATATCATCGTCTCCGGCCATACCCACTCCTATTTAAACGGTACCGTAAACGGCAAGCGAATTGTTCAAGCCCACAGTTCCGGCACTGCTTTTGCCGAAGTGGACTTTACCTTGGACCGCCGAACCCGGGATATTCACGTGGAGCGCTCTGAGATTATAACCACCTATCATAAAGGAGTAAAGCCGGATCCCCAAATTAAAAAAGTGGTTCAACGTTATGAAAAACAAGTGGAGCCCATTATCAACAAAAAAGTAGGTGAAGCAGCACAAACAATTACCCGGACACCAAATGAAGCAGGGGAGTCCGCATTAGGCAACCTCATCGCCGATGTTCAACGTTGGAAAATGGGTACAGACATTGCTTTCATGAACCCTGGTGGCATCCGGGATGATATCCAACAGGGAGAGGTAACCTGGGGAGATTTGTATACCGTCCAACCCTTTGGAAATGATTTGGTCTCCATGAAAATGACTGGAGAACAGATCCACAAATTACTCAACCAACAGTGGGAACTGGATCGACCCCGAATCTTACAGATATCCGGGTTAACATACCGATATGACCTTTCCCGTCCTGTAGGTGACCGAATTGTGGAAATCAAACAAGCAGATGGAACCCCCATCCAGCCGGATACTGCCTACACAGTAACTGCCAATGCTTTTCTGTCCACAGGCGGTGATGGCTTTACCCTCTTTACAGAGGCTACGGACAAGGTAACGGGGCCTTCGGACCTTGATGCTCTGGTAGACTATGTGGAACAAACGGAGCAACCTTTTTCCGCTGAGATCGAGGGACGGATTCAAAAGTAA
- a CDS encoding peroxiredoxin: MANRMVGLPAPDFEMLSTKNLDTLEEKVKLSDYEGKWLILFFYPLDFTFVCPTEITSLSDRYEEFRDLDCDIIGVSTDSVHSHRAWIKTPRDENGLGDINYPLAADTTHKVARDYGVLIEEEGVALRGLFIIDPDGILRYQVVNDNNIGRSVDETLRVLQALQTGGLCPSDWKPGQKTL, encoded by the coding sequence ATGGCAAATCGCATGGTAGGATTACCGGCACCAGATTTTGAAATGCTCAGCACGAAGAATCTCGATACTCTCGAAGAAAAAGTAAAACTATCTGATTACGAAGGAAAGTGGCTGATCCTTTTCTTCTATCCGCTGGATTTTACTTTTGTATGCCCCACGGAAATCACATCCCTCAGTGATCGGTATGAAGAATTCCGGGATCTGGACTGTGACATCATCGGAGTAAGTACAGACAGTGTCCATTCTCACCGTGCCTGGATCAAGACACCTCGGGATGAAAACGGACTGGGTGACATCAATTACCCGCTGGCTGCCGACACCACCCACAAGGTGGCCCGTGATTACGGTGTGCTGATTGAAGAAGAAGGGGTTGCGCTGCGTGGTTTGTTCATCATCGATCCCGATGGCATCCTGCGCTATCAAGTTGTAAATGACAACAACATCGGTCGCAGTGTCGATGAAACCCTTCGTGTTCTGCAAGCCCTGCAAACCGGAGGATTGTGTCCTTCCGATTGGAAGCCGGGCCAAAAAACCTTGTAA